The proteins below come from a single Serpentinimonas raichei genomic window:
- a CDS encoding nucleotidyltransferase domain-containing protein, protein MRLTEHQAQLIAQLAHEMAGEQARVRVFGSRLDDEARGGDLDLMLELPEPADNPTLLVARFSARVTRLMQGRKVDVVLAAPNLMRLPIHEVAFREGKIL, encoded by the coding sequence ATGCGTCTGACCGAGCATCAAGCCCAGCTCATCGCCCAGCTGGCGCATGAAATGGCCGGAGAGCAGGCCCGGGTGCGGGTTTTTGGCTCAAGGCTGGATGATGAGGCGCGCGGCGGCGATCTGGATCTCATGCTCGAATTGCCCGAGCCGGCCGACAACCCCACGCTGCTGGTGGCACGCTTCTCTGCCCGCGTCACCCGCCTGATGCAAGGCCGCAAGGTGGACGTTGTGCTGGCTGCACCCAACCTCATGCGCTTGCCCATCCACGAAGTGGCGTTCAGGGAAGGAAAAATCCTGTGA
- a CDS encoding PIN domain-containing protein — translation MRVALDTNVLAYAEGVGDELRCSAAMRWVERLSSHEVVLPAQTLGELTRVLTGKAKRSAAQTRAAVLSWADSFEVADSTWFAFQSALDLTVDHQLPMWDALILAVVAENHCRLLLSEDFQNGFTWRGVTVVNPFVEPRSPLLAGLLR, via the coding sequence GTGAGAGTCGCCCTCGACACCAACGTCTTGGCCTACGCCGAAGGTGTTGGCGATGAGCTGCGCTGCAGCGCGGCCATGCGATGGGTCGAGCGCCTGTCCAGCCATGAAGTGGTACTTCCGGCGCAAACCTTGGGAGAGCTTACCCGTGTCCTGACCGGCAAGGCCAAACGCTCTGCCGCGCAAACGCGCGCAGCGGTACTGAGTTGGGCTGACAGCTTTGAGGTGGCAGATTCGACTTGGTTTGCTTTTCAGTCGGCACTCGACTTGACCGTTGACCACCAGCTACCGATGTGGGATGCCTTGATTCTGGCCGTCGTCGCAGAAAACCACTGCCGTCTGCTGCTATCGGAAGATTTTCAGAATGGTTTTACTTGGCGTGGCGTGACCGTGGTCAACCCGTTTGTAGAGCCGCGTTCGCCGCTGCTGGCGGGGTTGCTGCGCTGA
- a CDS encoding type II toxin-antitoxin system Phd/YefM family antitoxin, translating to MKTISASDANRHFSNVLRSVAAGEVVTVLSRGKPVATIAPARSSGSEREAAKLDLLGRLRQQKASGARNWTRDELYEG from the coding sequence ATGAAGACCATTTCTGCCAGCGACGCCAACCGCCACTTTTCCAACGTGCTGCGCAGCGTTGCCGCCGGTGAAGTCGTTACGGTTTTGTCGCGGGGCAAGCCTGTGGCCACCATTGCTCCTGCCCGTTCCAGCGGCAGCGAGCGCGAGGCCGCCAAGCTCGATTTGCTTGGGCGACTGCGTCAGCAAAAGGCCAGCGGCGCTCGCAACTGGACACGCGACGAGTTGTACGAGGGTTGA